The Candida orthopsilosis Co 90-125, chromosome 7 draft sequence genome has a window encoding:
- a CDS encoding Cdg1 cysteine dioxygenases, translating into MLLNPSNIIDRNNSSNSNTVPTTQHISCSAVASSTPRSFPYSQPAELTLSMDHGHEINGTTIDNIDKSSSFYELIMDLKKLLAGKGLSSEDIDVNKVRELMENYKSSDIDWSHLALHDETRNYSRNGIINLNGNANLLILVWSPGKSSAIHDHANAHCCMKILKGELRESLYDIPERTGEQLRCKKETPLYRDEVGYISDSIGLHKITNPLKDEISVSLHLYTPPYAALYGCSMYEASNGRKHHVDMSKYYSWQGELVNESHSSTC; encoded by the coding sequence ATGCTTTTAAATCCATCAAATATTATCGACAGGAATAACTCTTCCAACAGCAACACTGTTCCAACTACACAGCATATTTCATGTTCAGCCGTTGCATCTAGCACGCCCAGGTCATTCCCATACTCCCAGCCTGCTGAATTAACATTATCGATGGATCACGGTCATGAAATAAATGGAACCACTATCGACAATATTGACAAGTCATCCAGCTTTTACGAACTTATAATGGACTTGAAAAAACTCCTTGCCGGTAAAGGATTGTCTTCAGAAGACATAGACGTAAATAAGGTCAGAGAGCTAATGGAGAATTACAAATCCTCAGATATTGATTGGTCCCACTTGGCACTTCATGATGAAACAAGAAACTACTCAAGGAATGGTATCATCAACTTGAACGGTAATGCTAACTTGTTAATACTTGTATGGTCGCCAGGTAAGTCAAGTGCTATTCATGATCACGCCAACGCTCATTGTTGTATGAAAATTCTAAAAGGTGAGCTCAGAGAATCATTGTATGATATCCCAGAACGCACTGGAGAACAATTAAGATGCAAAAAGGAAACCCCATTGTATCGTGATGAAGTTGGGTATATTTCCGACTCAATTGGTCTTCATAAAATTACAAACCcattgaaagatgaaattaGTGTTTCCCTTCATCTTTACACTCCTCCATATGCAGCATTGTATGGTTGTAGTATGTACGAAGCTTCAAATGGTAGAAAGCATCATGTTGACATGTCCAAATACTACAGTTGGCAAGGAGAGTTGGTCAACGAATCACATTCCCTGACTTGCTAG
- a CDS encoding phytanoyl-CoA dioxygenase family protein, giving the protein MRSLTQSQIDTFSTEGMLCIEDFLTPEQTSKLLTQSKQLLAQCDLSNHPKTTFKTSDDDHIGDRYFYESADKISYFFDTDAFDQDGNLTIELSKSINKIGHGLHIEDPLFKQITFDDKVKDIAHDLKLTEPQVLQSMCIFKQPVGNKSTERDNAVPPHNDATFLFTKPQTAIGFWIALEDCTEENGCLSYIPGTHKTYPVSKRFVRKDGLNSGCTFEQLQEEKPVEGEYKMVPCKAGSLILIHNSVLHKSEKNKSDKSRYAYAFHVIDGVAEYDEKNWLQVPYEGGSDFSRLF; this is encoded by the coding sequence ATGAGAAGCCTCACCCAATCTCAAATAGACACGTTCAGTACCGAGGGAATGCTATGTATTGAGGATTTTTTAACCCCTGAACAAACATCAAAACTTTTAACTCAGTCAAAACAACTCCTCGCACAATGTGATTTATCAAACCACCCCAAGACTACTTTCAAGACTTCCGATGATGATCATATCGGTGACCGATATTTTTACGAATCAGCAGATAAAATATCGTATTTTTTTGATACTGATGCATTTGATCAAGACGGTAATTTGACAATTGAATTATCGAAATCGATAAATAAAATAGGACATGGTCTTCATATTGAAGACCCATTATTTAAACAGATCACATTTGATGACAAGGTGAAGGATATTGCCCATGATTTGAAACTTACTGAGCCACAAGTGTTGCAAAGTATGTGCATTTTCAAGCAACCTGTGGGGAACAAAAGTACCGAACGTGATAATGCTGTACCTCCGCATAATGACGCCACTTTCTTATTTACAAAACCACAGACTGCAATTGGATTTTGGATAGCTTTAGAGGATTGCACTGAAGAAAATGGTTGCTTGTCGTATATACCAGGTACTCACAAGACTTACCCTGTTTCCAAAAGATTTGTGAGAAAAGATGGACTAAATCTGGGTTGTacatttgaacaattgcAAGAGGAGAAACCAGTTGAAGGGGAGTACAAGATGGTGCCATGCAAAGCAGGatctttgatattgattcaCAACTCTGTACTTCATAAGCTGGAAAAGAACAAGAGTGATAAATCAAGATATGCTTATGCGTTCCATGTTATTGATGGTGTTGCCGAATATGACGAAAAGAACTGGTTGCAAGTGCCATACGAAGGTGGCTCAGATTTTCTGAGACTATTTTAG